From one Magnetofaba australis IT-1 genomic stretch:
- a CDS encoding PilZ domain-containing protein, translating to MNCSNKTGPTVQRSISEQWRSGQDGGLDQRLCVGFPDVDAQHETLLILLTTMRDVLFAEAGIEVVKMTATLLEGALAEHLGYEESVLKACMDADLHQKHCLGHGELRQEFTGALKVILREAEAGRGSGTNATILFDDLKQWFFHHIMQDKRDFPSCLLTKGKANAAPRAVRYPVNLPCELRIKGQEQSVLARTMQISITGALVSAPELMQRLKLDDELMLNWPGSKEEAKTSCAVARLDGDAFGACFGEGKQTLLNQLLELSLYAQEEA from the coding sequence ATGAACTGTTCCAATAAAACCGGTCCGACCGTGCAGCGCAGTATAAGCGAGCAGTGGCGCAGCGGTCAGGATGGCGGTCTGGATCAGCGGTTGTGCGTGGGATTCCCGGATGTGGATGCGCAGCATGAGACGCTGCTGATTTTGCTGACCACCATGCGTGATGTGCTATTCGCCGAGGCAGGTATTGAGGTGGTGAAAATGACCGCCACTCTACTGGAAGGCGCTTTGGCGGAACATCTTGGCTATGAAGAGAGCGTGCTCAAGGCGTGTATGGATGCCGATCTGCACCAAAAGCACTGCCTGGGTCATGGCGAGTTGCGTCAGGAGTTCACCGGCGCGCTGAAAGTGATTCTACGCGAGGCCGAGGCGGGGCGGGGCAGCGGCACCAACGCCACTATTCTGTTTGATGACCTCAAACAGTGGTTCTTTCACCATATTATGCAGGATAAGCGCGACTTTCCCTCCTGCCTGCTGACCAAAGGCAAGGCCAACGCCGCGCCACGGGCGGTGCGCTATCCGGTGAATCTGCCGTGCGAATTGCGCATCAAAGGTCAGGAGCAGAGCGTGCTTGCGCGCACCATGCAGATCAGCATTACCGGCGCTCTGGTCAGCGCGCCGGAGTTGATGCAGCGCTTGAAGCTGGATGATGAACTGATGCTGAACTGGCCGGGCTCAAAAGAGGAGGCGAAAACCTCCTGTGCGGTGGCGCGGCTGGATGGCGACGCCTTCGGCGCCTGCTTTGGCGAGGGTAAGCAGACGTTGCTCAATCAGTTGTTGGAACTGAGCCTCTACGCCCAGGAAGAGGCCTAA
- the epmB gene encoding EF-P beta-lysylation protein EpmB has product MNANPPRFAVSCLKPDEQAAHRAFPVRVSDAFAARINWDDPHDPLRAQVWPDARELDAAPGFTADPLAEAEATRAPGLIQKYAGRALLLAGRACPIHCRYCFRRHQPAAERLRGPQSWAPALAEIAEDASLAEIILSGGDPLMLEAAPLGELMAQLGRIAHVRRVRIHSRVPVADPARVDAGLVAAMAASGRQTVLVIHANHARELDAASAAALRRCREAGITLLNQSVLLAGVNDDAETLAELSEALMERGVLPYYLHQLDPVAGAAHFAVSDERALALMEALRARLPGYLVPKLVREIPGEAGKTALFSEESG; this is encoded by the coding sequence ATGAACGCCAACCCGCCACGCTTTGCCGTCTCCTGTTTGAAACCGGATGAGCAGGCCGCTCATCGCGCCTTTCCGGTGCGGGTGAGTGACGCTTTTGCCGCTCGCATCAACTGGGACGATCCCCATGATCCGCTGCGCGCCCAGGTGTGGCCCGATGCGCGGGAACTGGATGCGGCGCCGGGCTTCACCGCCGATCCGCTGGCGGAGGCCGAGGCGACCCGCGCGCCGGGTTTGATTCAAAAATACGCCGGGCGCGCGCTGCTGCTGGCGGGGCGCGCGTGCCCGATTCACTGTCGCTACTGTTTTCGGCGTCATCAGCCCGCCGCCGAGCGGCTGCGCGGGCCGCAGAGCTGGGCGCCCGCGTTGGCGGAGATCGCCGAGGATGCCTCTCTGGCAGAGATCATACTCTCTGGCGGTGATCCGCTGATGCTGGAGGCGGCGCCGTTGGGCGAATTGATGGCGCAATTGGGCCGAATCGCCCATGTGCGGCGGGTGCGCATCCACAGCCGGGTTCCCGTGGCCGACCCGGCGCGGGTGGATGCGGGATTGGTCGCCGCCATGGCCGCATCGGGGCGTCAAACCGTGCTGGTGATCCACGCCAACCATGCCCGCGAACTGGATGCGGCCAGCGCTGCGGCGTTGCGTCGGTGTCGCGAGGCCGGGATCACGCTGCTCAATCAGTCGGTGCTGCTGGCGGGGGTGAACGATGACGCAGAGACGTTGGCTGAACTCAGCGAGGCGCTGATGGAGCGTGGCGTGCTGCCGTATTATCTGCACCAGTTGGACCCGGTGGCGGGGGCGGCGCACTTCGCCGTGAGTGACGAACGGGCGCTGGCGCTGATGGAGGCGCTGCGGGCGCGTCTGCCGGGCTATCTGGTCCCCAAGCTGGTGCGGGAGATCCCGGGAGAGGCGGGGAAAACGGCGTTGTTTAGCGAAGAGAGTGGATGA
- a CDS encoding SEC-C metal-binding domain-containing protein, with translation MADAKDLNSPEVYAEALARAALTDDVNALAAWLAGDEKVADNPFHKWYLFFAQRLEDLAPRPELGFKPRSKQIAPAPKIGRNDPCPCGSGKKFKQCHIGKEEAVAWKLAPPTRMIQSVAAAQLIHQLSTEQLDAVPTEGLSEVAATEMATVYHEAEQVEKAAPLLKEVLDGPRNDDMMLYDYWIARYAEWLVELEREKEAEEFLLDEYDAHRGVEKHQVAQKLAAFYLDLGDPDNAETWIDSAIGGEADNPFNYYLKGLMQHQTERYDEACAAYATALDMAKTAGHEEDSAMLELISDALERAKNRQPPDEEEPGEGDPSEAETVINPNPGL, from the coding sequence GTGGCGGACGCCAAGGATCTCAACTCCCCCGAAGTCTATGCCGAAGCGCTGGCCCGCGCCGCGCTCACCGACGACGTCAACGCCCTGGCCGCTTGGCTGGCGGGCGATGAGAAGGTGGCGGACAACCCGTTTCACAAATGGTACCTCTTCTTTGCGCAACGGCTGGAGGATCTGGCCCCGCGCCCGGAGTTGGGATTCAAACCGCGCAGCAAGCAGATCGCGCCGGCGCCGAAGATCGGCCGTAACGACCCCTGCCCCTGCGGCTCGGGCAAGAAGTTCAAGCAGTGCCACATTGGCAAAGAGGAGGCCGTGGCCTGGAAGCTGGCCCCGCCCACCCGCATGATCCAATCGGTGGCCGCCGCGCAATTGATCCACCAGCTCTCCACCGAGCAGTTGGACGCCGTGCCCACCGAAGGCTTGAGCGAAGTGGCCGCCACCGAGATGGCCACCGTCTATCATGAAGCCGAACAGGTGGAGAAAGCCGCGCCTCTGCTCAAAGAGGTGCTGGACGGTCCGCGCAACGACGACATGATGCTCTACGACTACTGGATCGCCCGCTACGCCGAATGGCTGGTGGAGCTGGAGCGGGAGAAAGAGGCTGAAGAGTTCCTGCTCGACGAGTACGACGCCCATCGCGGAGTGGAGAAGCATCAGGTGGCGCAGAAGTTGGCCGCCTTCTACCTGGACCTGGGCGACCCCGACAACGCCGAAACCTGGATCGATAGCGCCATCGGCGGCGAAGCCGACAACCCCTTCAACTACTATCTGAAGGGGTTGATGCAGCATCAGACCGAGCGCTATGACGAGGCCTGCGCCGCCTACGCCACCGCTTTGGACATGGCCAAGACGGCCGGTCATGAAGAGGACAGCGCCATGCTGGAACTGATCAGCGACGCCCTGGAGCGCGCCAAGAACCGCCAGCCCCCCGATGAAGAGGAGCCCGGCGAGGGCGACCCCTCTGAGGCCGAGACGGTGATCAACCCCAACCCGGGCCTGTGA
- a CDS encoding flagellin: MPLYVNTNVASLNSQRRLYTATNNQSESMRRLSSGKRIINGMDDASGIGIANRKIAQIRGLHQAQRNANDGISILQVADGSLEEVANALQRVRELSVQMSNSSYSTSDRSNAQTEIDQLLSEINRMANEHTFNDMNILDGGYANQQFHIGENQDEVMSITIPSTTISALGLTTIGVSTQANAETAISTIDTALNSLLNIRAELGSKMNRLESAISSLAISEAEMEASRSRFQDLDVASETGNLTSRSIIQQASVSILAQANQQPQMALQLLG; encoded by the coding sequence ATGCCGCTTTACGTCAACACCAACGTTGCGTCGCTGAATTCGCAACGTCGTCTCTATACGGCCACCAACAATCAGTCGGAGTCCATGCGCCGCCTGTCATCGGGCAAACGCATCATCAATGGCATGGACGACGCCTCGGGCATCGGCATCGCCAATCGCAAGATCGCGCAGATTCGCGGCCTGCACCAAGCCCAACGCAACGCCAATGACGGCATCTCCATTCTTCAGGTCGCCGACGGCTCCCTGGAGGAGGTCGCCAACGCCCTGCAACGGGTGCGCGAACTCTCGGTGCAGATGTCCAACAGCTCCTACAGCACCTCCGACCGCAGCAATGCGCAGACCGAGATCGATCAATTGCTGTCGGAGATCAACCGCATGGCCAACGAGCATACGTTCAATGATATGAACATCCTCGATGGCGGCTACGCCAACCAGCAGTTCCACATCGGCGAGAATCAGGATGAGGTGATGTCCATCACCATCCCCTCCACCACCATCTCGGCGCTGGGACTGACCACCATCGGCGTCTCCACCCAGGCCAATGCGGAAACCGCCATCTCCACCATCGATACGGCGCTCAACTCTCTACTCAACATCCGCGCCGAGTTGGGATCGAAGATGAACCGTCTGGAGAGCGCCATCTCCTCACTGGCGATCTCGGAGGCGGAGATGGAGGCCTCGCGCTCGCGCTTCCAGGATCTCGATGTGGCCAGCGAGACCGGCAACCTTACCTCCCGCTCCATCATCCAGCAGGCCAGCGTGTCGATTTTGGCCCAGGCCAATCAGCAGCCACAGATGGCTCTGCAGCTTCTCGGTTAA
- the epmA gene encoding EF-P lysine aminoacylase EpmA, whose translation MSDSAPWRPTASIHALRVRAAVLTQIRAFFAERAVLEVETPALLQHIAPESHIEPVACAAPSSGWLRSSPEACHKRLLAAGYGPLYEIARVFRAGESGARHNPEFTLLEWYRPGWSLDQLMQESVTLTAQILQCPADSASRFTYQRAFLKSGCPDPLNASTEEMRAVCAARRLPLPDETDREWLLDYLQTEIMEPWLAQQGGLILITHFPPQRAAMAKIDPGPPATALRFELYVDGVELANGYQELTDAAEQRARLEAANQTRITQKLAPLPIDENFLAALEAGMPECAGVALGLDRLLMRKLHAERIDQTLAFPYDRT comes from the coding sequence ATGTCCGACTCCGCCCCCTGGCGCCCCACCGCATCCATTCACGCCCTGCGCGTGCGCGCAGCCGTATTGACGCAGATCCGCGCCTTCTTCGCTGAGCGCGCCGTGCTGGAGGTGGAGACCCCCGCCCTGCTGCAACACATCGCCCCGGAGTCCCACATTGAACCCGTCGCCTGCGCCGCCCCCTCCTCCGGCTGGCTGCGCAGCTCCCCGGAAGCGTGCCACAAACGTCTGCTGGCCGCTGGCTACGGCCCCCTCTATGAGATCGCCCGGGTGTTCCGCGCTGGCGAGTCCGGCGCCCGCCACAACCCCGAATTCACCCTGCTGGAGTGGTATCGCCCCGGCTGGTCGCTGGATCAATTGATGCAGGAGAGCGTGACCCTCACGGCGCAGATTCTCCAATGCCCGGCGGACTCCGCCAGCCGTTTCACTTATCAACGCGCATTCCTCAAGTCCGGCTGCCCCGACCCGCTCAACGCCAGTACAGAGGAGATGCGCGCCGTCTGTGCAGCGCGCCGCCTCCCCCTGCCCGATGAGACCGACCGCGAATGGCTGCTGGACTACCTGCAAACGGAGATCATGGAGCCGTGGCTGGCGCAGCAGGGCGGATTGATCCTGATCACCCACTTCCCGCCGCAACGGGCGGCTATGGCGAAAATCGATCCCGGCCCGCCCGCCACCGCATTGCGCTTTGAACTCTATGTGGATGGGGTCGAATTGGCCAACGGCTACCAGGAACTCACCGACGCCGCCGAGCAGCGCGCGCGCCTGGAGGCGGCCAACCAGACCCGCATCACCCAGAAACTCGCCCCGCTGCCCATCGACGAAAATTTTCTCGCCGCGCTGGAGGCGGGCATGCCCGAGTGCGCCGGGGTGGCGCTGGGGCTGGATCGCCTGCTGATGCGCAAATTGCACGCAGAGCGCATCGACCAGACCCTCGCCTTCCCGTATGATCGCACCTGA
- a CDS encoding AmpG family muropeptide MFS transporter yields the protein MIAKISQNLPGSWTKSLQVYAHRRVIAILFLGFSSGLPLALTFGTLTLWLAEAGVSKTAIGLFALAGTPYTMKFLWAPLVDRLRIPLFCRLLGRRRGWALFSQLALMVSILALGSTHPAENAQLTALFTLCVAFWSATQDIVIDAYRVELLEERQQGAGAAMVVLGYRIGMLASGAGALYIASASGWFMAYAIMAGLVSVGMLTVLLNPEPATESTPESLKQDERCRALLEKRAHWGPRSRAVITWLYAAVWSPFVEFLTRKGAIPILLFILLYKFGDALAGVMNNPFYVELGFTKIEIANISKAFGLAATIVGGVLGGVVVNRLGIMRALLVCGVLQMVSNLMFVILAWTGRDLTALTAAIAVENLAGGLGTAAFVAYLSSLCNVAYTATQYALLSSFMAIGRQVLSSGGGWVADQMSWAAFFSLTTLAALPGLLLLLWMMQRYPLRRDAVN from the coding sequence ATGATCGCCAAAATCTCCCAAAACTTGCCCGGTTCGTGGACCAAATCCCTGCAAGTCTACGCGCATCGGCGCGTGATCGCCATCCTCTTTCTGGGATTCTCCAGCGGCCTGCCGTTGGCGCTCACCTTCGGCACGTTGACGCTGTGGCTGGCCGAGGCGGGGGTGAGCAAGACCGCCATCGGTCTGTTCGCCTTGGCCGGAACGCCCTATACCATGAAATTTCTCTGGGCGCCGTTGGTGGACCGGTTGCGCATTCCGCTGTTCTGCCGCCTGTTGGGTCGGCGGCGCGGCTGGGCTCTGTTCAGTCAACTGGCGCTGATGGTCAGCATCCTGGCTCTGGGCTCCACCCATCCGGCGGAAAATGCGCAACTGACCGCCCTGTTCACCCTCTGCGTGGCGTTCTGGAGCGCCACCCAGGATATCGTCATCGACGCCTATCGGGTGGAGCTGCTGGAGGAGCGCCAGCAGGGAGCCGGGGCGGCCATGGTGGTGCTGGGGTATCGCATTGGCATGCTCGCCTCGGGCGCTGGCGCGCTCTACATCGCTTCGGCTTCTGGTTGGTTTATGGCCTATGCGATCATGGCGGGATTGGTCAGCGTGGGCATGCTCACCGTGCTGCTCAATCCCGAGCCCGCCACCGAGTCCACGCCCGAGTCTCTCAAGCAGGATGAACGCTGTCGCGCCCTGTTGGAAAAACGCGCCCACTGGGGGCCGCGCAGCCGCGCGGTGATCACGTGGCTGTATGCGGCGGTGTGGTCGCCGTTTGTCGAGTTTCTAACGCGAAAGGGCGCGATCCCGATTCTCTTATTCATTCTACTCTACAAATTTGGCGACGCCCTGGCCGGGGTGATGAACAACCCCTTCTATGTGGAGTTGGGCTTTACCAAGATTGAGATCGCCAATATCAGCAAAGCGTTTGGCCTGGCCGCCACCATCGTTGGCGGCGTGTTGGGTGGAGTGGTGGTCAATCGCTTGGGCATCATGCGCGCATTGCTGGTGTGTGGCGTGCTGCAGATGGTCTCCAACCTGATGTTTGTCATTTTGGCCTGGACTGGGCGCGACCTGACCGCCCTGACCGCCGCCATTGCGGTGGAGAACCTGGCGGGAGGATTGGGCACGGCGGCATTTGTGGCCTATCTATCGTCACTGTGTAATGTCGCCTACACCGCCACCCAATACGCGCTGCTTTCTTCATTTATGGCCATCGGCAGGCAGGTCCTCTCCTCTGGCGGCGGCTGGGTCGCCGACCAGATGAGCTGGGCGGCGTTCTTTTCTCTCACAACTTTGGCCGCGCTGCCTGGTCTACTCTTGCTGTTATGGATGATGCAGCGGTATCCTTTGCGGCGTGATGCTGTAAACTAA
- the efp gene encoding elongation factor P yields the protein MAMLSHNQLKQGTKVLIDDLPWIIVKADFVKPGKGQAFTKIKIKNLMDGRVIDRTFKSSDTVAKAEVMDKEMQYLYNDGEHYHFMDPDTYEQVALSDTQVEEVKDWLKEQETYEVTMWEGQAINVMPPSHMILTITECEPGIKGDTVSGATKPATLETGKVVKVPLFVEEGERIRVDTRTGEYMERAKE from the coding sequence ATGGCCATGCTCTCGCACAACCAGCTCAAACAGGGCACCAAGGTGCTCATCGACGACCTGCCCTGGATTATCGTCAAAGCCGATTTCGTCAAGCCCGGCAAAGGTCAGGCCTTCACCAAGATCAAAATCAAGAACCTGATGGATGGCCGCGTCATCGACCGCACCTTCAAGTCCAGCGACACCGTGGCCAAGGCCGAGGTGATGGACAAGGAGATGCAGTACCTCTACAACGATGGCGAACACTACCACTTCATGGATCCCGACACCTACGAGCAGGTCGCCCTCTCCGACACCCAGGTGGAAGAGGTCAAGGATTGGCTCAAGGAGCAGGAGACCTATGAGGTGACCATGTGGGAAGGTCAGGCCATCAACGTGATGCCCCCCTCGCACATGATCCTCACCATCACCGAGTGTGAGCCCGGCATCAAGGGCGACACCGTCTCCGGCGCCACCAAGCCCGCTACCCTGGAGACCGGCAAAGTGGTCAAAGTGCCCCTGTTCGTGGAAGAGGGCGAGCGCATCCGCGTGGACACCCGCACCGGCGAATATATGGAGCGCGCCAAGGAGTAA
- the aspS gene encoding aspartate--tRNA ligase, whose amino-acid sequence MHRTHACNDVRENLIGQTVTLEGWVNRRRDHGGVIFVDLRDRTGLAQAVFSPEHDAAIHGEAHQLRSEYVIRIDGVVAARPKETENPNLPTGMIEINVTKLTILNASLPLPFQLDEQVGENTRLQYRYLDLRRPQMQRNIMFRHRVMQSMRRHLDESGFIEVETPMLTRSTPEGARDYLVPSRVNPGQFYALPQSPQLFKQLLMVSGYDRYFQITRCFRDEDLRADRQPEFTQVDLEMSFVEPDDVMNLTEGVVARAFSDALGIEIPHPIPRITYAEAMDKYGLDAPDVRIPLELTDLTEIMKGSSFKVFNQAANLTGRGNEHGLVKALKIPGGASLTRKQIDEFTEFVGIYGAKGLAYIKINGDWSEEKWQSPIVKFLSDDEKRAIAEATGAQTGDIVFFGADKASVVNEALGRLRVKIGKELGIISDTPFAFVWVTDFPLLDWDNEARRNVAVHHPFTAPNPEDIQHLDQADGDSVEHPLEKVRSLAYDLVLNGIEVGGGSIRIHSPELQKKMLGLLDIDDEEAEAKFGFLLSALNYGAPPHGGLALGLDRLVTLMLGLDSIREVIAFPKTQKATCVLTEAPSTVDLPQLRELHIRTTAKPKTAE is encoded by the coding sequence ATGCACCGCACACACGCCTGTAACGACGTCCGCGAAAACCTGATCGGTCAGACCGTCACCCTGGAGGGCTGGGTCAATCGCCGCCGCGACCACGGCGGCGTGATCTTCGTCGACCTGCGCGACCGCACCGGTCTGGCGCAAGCCGTGTTCAGCCCCGAGCATGACGCCGCCATTCACGGCGAAGCGCACCAACTGCGCAGCGAATACGTAATTCGCATCGACGGCGTAGTGGCCGCGCGCCCCAAGGAGACCGAGAACCCCAATCTGCCCACCGGCATGATTGAGATCAACGTCACCAAGCTGACCATTCTCAACGCCTCCCTGCCCCTGCCGTTCCAACTGGACGAGCAGGTGGGCGAAAACACCCGTCTGCAGTATCGCTACCTGGATCTGCGTCGCCCGCAGATGCAGCGCAACATCATGTTCCGCCACCGCGTGATGCAGAGCATGCGCCGCCACCTGGACGAATCGGGCTTCATTGAGGTGGAGACCCCCATGCTCACCCGCAGCACCCCGGAAGGGGCGCGCGACTATCTGGTGCCGTCGCGGGTCAACCCGGGCCAGTTCTACGCCCTGCCGCAATCGCCGCAGCTGTTCAAACAGCTGCTGATGGTCTCCGGCTACGACCGCTACTTCCAGATCACCCGCTGCTTCCGCGACGAGGATCTGCGCGCCGATCGTCAGCCCGAATTCACCCAGGTCGATTTGGAGATGTCCTTCGTCGAACCCGACGATGTGATGAACCTGACCGAGGGTGTGGTGGCGCGCGCCTTCAGCGACGCTCTGGGCATTGAGATTCCGCACCCGATTCCGCGCATCACCTACGCCGAGGCGATGGACAAGTATGGTCTGGACGCCCCCGACGTGCGCATTCCCCTGGAGCTGACCGACCTGACCGAGATCATGAAGGGCTCCTCCTTCAAGGTGTTCAATCAGGCCGCCAACCTCACTGGGCGCGGCAATGAGCACGGTTTGGTCAAGGCGCTGAAGATTCCCGGCGGCGCCTCGCTCACGCGCAAGCAGATCGACGAATTCACCGAGTTCGTCGGCATCTACGGCGCCAAGGGTCTGGCCTATATCAAAATCAATGGCGACTGGAGCGAAGAGAAGTGGCAGTCGCCCATCGTCAAGTTCCTCTCCGATGACGAGAAACGCGCCATCGCTGAGGCCACCGGCGCGCAGACCGGCGACATCGTCTTCTTCGGCGCCGACAAGGCCAGCGTGGTCAACGAAGCGCTGGGCCGTCTGCGGGTGAAGATCGGCAAGGAGCTGGGCATCATCTCCGACACCCCGTTCGCGTTTGTCTGGGTCACCGACTTCCCGCTGCTGGATTGGGATAATGAAGCGCGTCGCAATGTGGCGGTGCACCACCCCTTCACCGCGCCCAATCCCGAGGATATCCAGCACCTGGACCAGGCCGACGGCGACTCGGTGGAGCATCCGCTGGAGAAGGTGCGTTCGCTGGCCTACGACCTGGTGCTCAACGGCATCGAAGTGGGCGGCGGCTCGATTCGTATCCACTCCCCGGAGCTGCAGAAGAAGATGCTGGGGCTGCTGGATATCGACGACGAAGAGGCGGAGGCCAAATTCGGCTTCCTGCTCTCCGCGCTCAACTACGGCGCGCCCCCCCACGGCGGTCTGGCGCTGGGGTTGGACCGTCTGGTGACCTTGATGCTGGGGCTGGACTCCATCCGCGAGGTGATCGCCTTCCCCAAAACCCAGAAGGCCACCTGCGTGCTCACCGAAGCGCCGTCGACGGTGGATCTGCCGCAACTGCGTGAGCTGCACATCCGCACCACCGCCAAACCCAAAACGGCAGAATAA
- a CDS encoding NAD(P)/FAD-dependent oxidoreductase, whose translation MAHIVVLGGGVGGWPAAYELRGALGKEHTVTVINSGSEFHFTPSNPWVAVGWRSREDVSLDMAEPLERKGIKFIPKAAKELKPDNNQIVLIDDTVVEYDYLVITTGPRLAFEEVEGLGPDNNTHSVCTTPHAETACSAWEQFVQNPGPIVVGAVQGASCFGPAYEFAMIMDADLRKRKIRDKVPMTFVTSEPYIGHLGLGGVGDSKGMLESELRNHHMNWITNAKVDKVEAGKMFVSEVNDKGEVAKQHEVPFAYSMMLPAFKGVDAVANVGDDLCNPRGFVKIDKHQRNPKWPNIFSAGVCVAIPPVEPTPVPTGAPKTGYMIESMVTAIVHNISDELAGRPVTHEGTWNAICLADMGDTGVAFVAIPQIGPRNVAWMKKGKWVHLAKIGFEKYFMRKMKSGSSEPMFEKFLLRMVGITRLK comes from the coding sequence ATGGCGCACATTGTTGTATTGGGGGGAGGCGTCGGCGGTTGGCCCGCGGCCTATGAGTTGCGCGGCGCGCTGGGTAAGGAACACACGGTCACCGTGATCAACAGCGGTTCCGAATTTCATTTCACGCCGTCAAATCCGTGGGTTGCGGTGGGTTGGCGCTCCCGTGAGGACGTCAGCCTGGATATGGCCGAGCCGCTGGAGCGCAAAGGGATCAAATTCATCCCCAAAGCGGCCAAAGAGCTCAAGCCCGACAATAACCAGATCGTGCTGATCGACGACACCGTGGTGGAGTACGACTACCTGGTGATCACCACCGGCCCGCGCCTGGCGTTTGAAGAGGTCGAGGGCCTGGGTCCGGACAACAACACCCACTCGGTGTGCACCACGCCGCATGCGGAGACCGCCTGCAGCGCCTGGGAGCAGTTCGTGCAGAACCCCGGCCCCATCGTGGTGGGCGCGGTGCAAGGCGCCTCCTGCTTCGGTCCGGCCTACGAATTCGCCATGATCATGGACGCCGACCTGCGCAAACGCAAAATCCGCGACAAGGTGCCCATGACCTTCGTTACCTCCGAGCCCTACATCGGCCATCTGGGCCTGGGCGGCGTGGGCGACTCCAAGGGCATGCTGGAGTCGGAGCTGCGCAACCACCACATGAACTGGATCACCAACGCCAAGGTGGACAAGGTTGAAGCGGGCAAGATGTTCGTCTCCGAGGTGAACGACAAGGGCGAAGTGGCCAAGCAGCACGAAGTGCCGTTCGCCTACTCCATGATGCTGCCCGCCTTCAAGGGCGTGGACGCCGTGGCCAACGTCGGCGACGACCTGTGCAACCCGCGCGGTTTTGTCAAAATCGACAAGCATCAGCGCAACCCCAAGTGGCCCAACATCTTCTCCGCTGGCGTGTGCGTGGCGATCCCGCCCGTGGAGCCGACCCCGGTGCCCACCGGCGCGCCCAAGACCGGTTATATGATCGAGTCCATGGTCACCGCCATCGTGCACAATATCTCCGACGAGCTGGCGGGCCGTCCGGTGACCCATGAGGGCACCTGGAACGCCATCTGCCTGGCCGACATGGGCGACACCGGCGTGGCCTTCGTGGCCATCCCGCAGATCGGTCCGCGCAACGTGGCCTGGATGAAGAAGGGCAAGTGGGTCCACCTGGCCAAGATCGGCTTTGAGAAGTATTTCATGCGCAAGATGAAATCGGGCTCCTCCGAGCCGATGTTCGAGAAGTTCCTGCTGCGCATGGTGGGCATCACCCGCCTGAAGTAA